The Burkholderia ambifaria AMMD genome has a segment encoding these proteins:
- a CDS encoding UDP-N-acetylglucosamine 1-carboxyvinyltransferase, with amino-acid sequence MSNLIVHGGTPLRGDIQPSANKNAVLPILCASLLTDQPLRLVGVPDITDVRKILDIFRTLGSDVSVDFTTGILELHHRNTTFDPAVHRLPEAMRSSIMLIPPLLARFGVARLENDVKGCTLGVREIDPHVEVFERFGAHIERTPDSLIVRADGPLTANHHWFDYASVTTTENFALCATAASGTSTLMNAASEPHVQEFCQFLAMIGVSIEGIGTSRLCVTGGGKLGGGEFRFAEDFHEIATFLALGAITGGDITVRNSSPEHFPLIDRTFAKFGVTVTHRDGWSRAERDGPLRVRRPFTQNILTKVEAAPWPYVPVDLLPIFIALGVRAEGSAMFWNKVYDGALGWSGELSKFGAHVLLSDPHRLITFGGLQLTPARVESPYIIRVAIALLMVAASIEGRSEIMNALPIRRAHPHFVENLRSVGANVEWTSSE; translated from the coding sequence ATGTCGAATCTCATCGTCCACGGCGGCACTCCGCTGCGCGGGGACATCCAGCCATCCGCGAACAAGAACGCCGTCCTGCCGATTCTGTGCGCGAGCCTGTTGACCGATCAGCCGCTGCGCCTCGTCGGCGTGCCGGACATCACCGACGTGCGCAAGATCCTCGACATCTTCCGCACGCTCGGCAGCGACGTGTCGGTCGATTTCACGACGGGCATCCTCGAGCTCCACCATCGCAACACGACGTTCGACCCGGCCGTTCACCGCCTGCCCGAGGCGATGCGCTCGTCGATCATGCTGATTCCGCCGCTGCTCGCGCGCTTCGGCGTCGCGCGCCTCGAGAACGACGTGAAAGGCTGCACGCTCGGCGTGCGCGAGATCGATCCGCACGTCGAGGTGTTCGAGCGCTTCGGCGCGCATATCGAGCGCACGCCCGATTCGCTGATCGTCCGTGCCGACGGCCCGCTGACGGCCAACCATCACTGGTTCGACTACGCGTCGGTCACCACCACCGAAAACTTCGCGCTGTGCGCGACCGCAGCGAGCGGCACGTCGACGCTGATGAATGCGGCGTCCGAGCCGCACGTGCAGGAGTTCTGCCAGTTCCTCGCGATGATCGGCGTTTCGATCGAGGGCATCGGCACGTCGCGTCTGTGCGTGACGGGCGGCGGCAAGCTCGGCGGCGGCGAATTCCGCTTCGCCGAGGATTTCCACGAAATCGCGACGTTCCTCGCGCTCGGCGCGATCACGGGCGGCGACATCACCGTGCGCAATTCGTCGCCGGAGCATTTCCCGCTGATCGACCGCACGTTCGCGAAGTTCGGCGTGACCGTCACGCACCGCGACGGGTGGTCCCGCGCGGAACGCGACGGCCCGCTGCGCGTGCGCCGGCCGTTCACGCAGAACATCCTGACCAAGGTCGAAGCCGCGCCGTGGCCGTACGTGCCGGTCGACCTGCTGCCGATCTTCATCGCGCTCGGCGTGCGCGCGGAAGGCAGCGCGATGTTCTGGAACAAGGTCTACGACGGCGCGCTCGGCTGGTCCGGCGAACTGTCGAAGTTCGGCGCGCACGTGCTGCTGTCGGATCCGCACCGGCTGATCACGTTCGGCGGGCTGCAACTGACACCGGCGCGCGTCGAGAGCCCGTACATCATCCGCGTCGCGATCGCGCTGCTGATGGTGGCCGCGAGCATCGAAGGCCGCTCGGAAATCATGAACGCGCTGCCGATCCGCCGCGCGCACCCGCACTTCGTCGAAAACCTGCGTTCGGTCGGCGCGAACGTCGAGTGGACGAGTAGCGAGTAA